A region of Nostoc sp. 'Peltigera membranacea cyanobiont' N6 DNA encodes the following proteins:
- a CDS encoding phycobilisome linker polypeptide: protein MAITTAASRLGTEPFSDQSPVELRPNASKEDIERVIVAVYRQVLGNNYILASDRLESAESILRDGKNTVQEFVRQVAKSELYKTKFFYDNFQTRVIELNFKHLLGRAPYDESDVVYHLDLYQNKGYEADIDSYIDSPEYQSSFGENIVPYYRGFNTQTGQKTVGFSRIFQLYRGYASSDTSQLKGKSSRLAAELGRNSASIVVPPSGGPSGFSYVASEKGVTPNSTFGGAGTFGKEGRLYRIEVAGVFGAGYPSTRRVNQAVVIPYEELSSYFQRVVKQGGKIASVKPL from the coding sequence ATGGCTATTACAACAGCAGCGTCCCGTCTAGGAACGGAACCTTTTAGCGACCAATCTCCTGTAGAATTGCGTCCCAATGCAAGTAAAGAAGATATAGAGAGAGTAATTGTTGCCGTATATCGTCAGGTGTTGGGCAACAACTATATATTGGCATCTGACCGCCTGGAAAGTGCTGAATCTATCCTACGCGATGGAAAAAATACAGTCCAAGAATTTGTGCGCCAAGTTGCCAAATCAGAACTGTACAAAACCAAGTTTTTCTACGATAATTTCCAAACTCGCGTTATCGAACTGAACTTTAAACATCTGTTGGGTCGTGCCCCTTATGATGAGTCTGATGTGGTTTATCACTTGGACTTGTATCAAAACAAGGGATATGAAGCCGACATCGATTCTTACATTGATTCACCAGAGTATCAATCTAGCTTTGGTGAAAATATAGTTCCTTACTATCGCGGTTTTAACACCCAAACAGGACAGAAAACTGTCGGGTTTAGCCGCATATTCCAACTTTATCGCGGCTATGCCAGTAGCGATACTTCCCAACTCAAAGGCAAGTCTTCCCGTCTTGCTGCCGAACTCGGACGCAACAGTGCATCTATCGTTGTTCCTCCATCTGGTGGCCCTTCAGGTTTTTCATACGTTGCTTCCGAAAAAGGTGTTACCCCCAACAGCACTTTTGGTGGTGCGGGAACATTTGGTAAAGAAGGCAGACTCTACCGCATTGAAGTGGCAGGCGTTTTTGGCGCTGGATATCCTAGCACCCGCCGGGTAAATCAAGCGGTGGTAATACCTTATGAAGAACTATCTAGCTACTTCCAAAGAGTAGTAAAACAAGGTGGTAAAATAGCTAGTGTGAAACCACTTTAG
- a CDS encoding HD domain-containing protein: MPTENFMDILFSNWQHTLKPFGVDQIAAEKAFNCLVVAYSTPDRYYHTLKHIDRVLSTVQILQGYTNNLATVQLATWFHDVVYDTQAQDNEERSADYAFDLLSNLGIPESTTSTVKYLILNTKKHQAAVNDYESQVLLDADLAILAANSVEYQEYAHAIRQEYGWLSEADYITGRQQFLEKFLQRSHIYFTPLMSEFAEPCARGNIQAEIKSLG, from the coding sequence ATGCCTACAGAAAACTTTATGGATATTTTATTTTCTAACTGGCAACACACACTCAAACCCTTTGGTGTTGACCAGATAGCGGCTGAGAAAGCCTTTAATTGCTTGGTTGTAGCTTACTCTACCCCCGATCGCTACTACCATACACTGAAACACATCGATCGCGTCCTCAGCACAGTTCAGATTTTGCAAGGCTACACCAATAACCTAGCTACTGTTCAACTAGCTACCTGGTTTCACGATGTAGTTTATGACACTCAAGCTCAAGATAATGAAGAACGAAGCGCAGACTATGCTTTTGATTTGCTGAGTAACTTAGGTATTCCAGAAAGTACTACAAGTACTGTTAAATATCTAATTTTGAATACTAAAAAGCATCAAGCTGCGGTGAATGACTATGAAAGTCAAGTTCTACTTGATGCAGATTTAGCGATTTTGGCTGCTAACTCAGTGGAGTATCAAGAATACGCCCATGCCATTCGCCAGGAATATGGCTGGCTGTCAGAGGCAGACTATATTACAGGTCGTCAGCAGTTTTTAGAAAAATTTTTACAGCGATCGCATATCTACTTTACGCCTTTAATGTCAGAGTTCGCTGAACCCTGTGCCCGTGGCAACATCCAGGCAGAAATTAAGTCGTTGGGTTAA
- a CDS encoding HEAT repeat domain-containing protein: MNSSPQKFEDLSATGDVDGGSLTVEQAIANLESADLGLRFYAAWWLGRFRISEPAAVTGLIKALEDEADRTPEGGYPLRRNAARALGKLSDRQAVSPLIACLDCSDFYVREAAAQSLEMLGDAVCIPALIKLLTVGLQGEQLVSQQPDLSQPYEAILEALGTLRATEVIPLVKPFLEHPIELVQYAAARAMYQLTQEPAYGERLVKALAGERLQLRRAVLADLGAIGYLPAADAIAQTLAENSLKLISLKGLLEHQVNHTTPSTLSEGAIKVINLMDSLL, from the coding sequence ATGAATTCCAGTCCACAGAAATTTGAAGATTTATCAGCGACAGGTGATGTTGATGGTGGATCTTTAACAGTAGAACAAGCGATCGCTAATCTTGAAAGTGCCGATTTAGGCTTGCGCTTTTATGCTGCTTGGTGGTTGGGTAGGTTTCGTATAAGTGAACCAGCTGCGGTTACAGGGCTGATTAAAGCTTTAGAGGATGAAGCCGACAGGACACCAGAAGGCGGATATCCTCTCCGACGGAACGCAGCTAGGGCTTTAGGAAAACTAAGCGATCGCCAAGCAGTATCACCTTTAATTGCGTGTTTAGATTGCTCAGATTTCTATGTGCGAGAAGCAGCAGCACAATCCTTAGAAATGTTAGGAGATGCGGTTTGTATTCCCGCCCTAATCAAGCTATTAACAGTAGGTTTGCAGGGAGAGCAGCTTGTCTCACAGCAACCTGATTTATCTCAACCCTACGAGGCCATTTTAGAAGCCTTGGGAACCTTGAGGGCGACTGAAGTTATTCCTTTGGTAAAGCCATTTTTAGAGCATCCAATTGAATTGGTACAATATGCTGCTGCACGAGCGATGTATCAATTAACCCAAGAACCAGCTTATGGGGAAAGGTTAGTAAAGGCTTTGGCGGGTGAAAGATTGCAATTGCGTCGAGCAGTGTTAGCAGATTTGGGAGCCATTGGATATTTACCCGCAGCAGATGCGATCGCACAGACTCTTGCTGAAAATAGCCTCAAGCTCATTTCTCTCAAAGGATTACTAGAACATCAAGTCAATCACACTACACCAAGCACTTTGTCAGAAGGTGCAATAAAAGTGATTAATTTGATGGACTCGCTATTGTAG
- the pruA gene encoding L-glutamate gamma-semialdehyde dehydrogenase encodes MVLQVQTSTYEAKTQEIAKQLLAATQENRSFFSSLRDQMRWDDKLLAWAMSNPGLRVQLFRFIDTLPALHSKSEIASHLQEYLGDESVELPTALKGMLNFANPDSMPGQVAATTVGTAVETLAHKYISGENIKQVIKTVERLRKEKMAFTIDLLGEAVITEAEAQSYLERYLELMQQLVEASKNWAAIPAIDEADGEIIPKVQVSVKLTAFYSQFDPLDAKGSEERVSDRIRTLLRRAKELGAAVHFDMEQYAYKDITLSILKKLLLEEEFRQRIDIGMTIQAYLRDSEQDTKDLISWLKERGYPLTIRLVKGAYWDQETIKAAQKHWKQPVYNDKAATDANFETITQLLLENHQYVYSAIGSHNVRSHSRAIAIAESLNVPRRRFELQVLYGMGDKVAKALVDKGYRVRVYCPYGELLPGMAYLIRRLLENTANSSFLRQNLENRPIEELLAPPIVKEEKKSLTIDSHFLGAADTDYAVEEIRTKTAKAFQSVRQQLGKTYLPLINGEYVNPPEFVDSLNPSNFSQVVGKVGLISVEQAEQAMQAAKAAFPGWRKTPAKQRADILRKAGDLMELRRAELSAWIVLEVGKPVKEADGEVSEAIDFCRYYADEIERLDKGVNYDLAGETNRYIYHPRGIVVVISPWNFPLAIACGMTVAALVSGNCTLLKPAETSSVIAAKLTEILIDAGFPKGVFQYVPGKGSQVGAYLVNHPDTHVIAFTGSQEVGCRIYAEAATLKPGQKHMKRVIAEMGGKNAIIVDESADLDQAVVGVVQSAFGYSGQKCSAASRVIVLEPIYEAFVQRLVEATKSLNIGEAELPSTQVGPVIDANARDRIREYIEKGKAEAQLALELPAPEQGYFIGPVIFSEVSPNAVISQEEIFGPVLAVIRVKDFQEALTVANSTNFALTGGLYSRTPSHIQQAQTEFEVGNLYINRNITGAIVGRQPFGGFKLSGVGSKAGGPDYLLQFLEPRAVTENIQRQGFAPIEGAD; translated from the coding sequence GTGGTATTACAAGTACAGACAAGCACCTACGAAGCTAAAACCCAAGAAATTGCTAAACAACTTCTCGCAGCAACGCAGGAAAATCGTTCGTTTTTTTCTTCCCTGCGGGATCAAATGCGCTGGGATGATAAATTACTAGCTTGGGCGATGAGTAATCCTGGGTTGCGGGTGCAACTATTTCGCTTTATAGATACATTACCTGCTTTACACAGTAAATCAGAAATCGCCTCACATTTACAAGAATATTTAGGCGATGAGTCTGTAGAATTACCGACAGCTTTGAAGGGAATGCTAAACTTTGCTAACCCCGACTCAATGCCCGGACAAGTTGCTGCTACAACTGTTGGTACAGCTGTTGAGACTCTTGCTCATAAATATATTTCTGGAGAAAATATTAAACAAGTCATCAAAACAGTTGAACGACTGCGAAAAGAAAAAATGGCTTTCACCATCGATTTACTTGGTGAGGCAGTAATTACCGAAGCCGAAGCGCAGTCTTATCTAGAACGCTATCTAGAATTAATGCAACAATTGGTGGAAGCATCAAAGAATTGGGCAGCTATCCCGGCGATTGATGAGGCTGATGGCGAAATAATCCCAAAAGTTCAGGTTTCTGTGAAGTTAACGGCGTTTTATTCTCAATTTGACCCTTTAGATGCTAAAGGTAGTGAGGAGAGAGTTAGCGATCGCATTCGTACTCTCTTACGTCGTGCTAAAGAGTTGGGCGCAGCTGTGCATTTTGATATGGAACAGTATGCTTATAAGGATATAACTCTCAGCATCCTGAAAAAACTCTTATTAGAAGAAGAGTTTCGGCAACGCATAGATATTGGCATGACAATTCAAGCATATCTGCGTGATAGCGAGCAAGATACCAAAGATTTGATTTCTTGGTTGAAAGAACGCGGTTATCCCCTAACAATCCGCTTAGTGAAAGGCGCATATTGGGATCAAGAAACTATCAAAGCAGCCCAGAAGCATTGGAAACAGCCAGTTTACAACGATAAAGCGGCAACTGATGCTAACTTTGAAACCATCACTCAGTTATTGCTAGAAAATCATCAATATGTGTATTCTGCCATTGGTAGCCATAATGTGCGATCGCACTCTCGCGCCATTGCTATAGCTGAAAGTTTAAATGTCCCCCGCCGTCGCTTTGAATTACAAGTCCTCTACGGTATGGGTGATAAAGTTGCAAAAGCTTTGGTTGACAAGGGTTATCGAGTCAGAGTTTACTGTCCCTACGGTGAATTGTTGCCTGGAATGGCCTATTTAATTCGCCGATTGTTAGAAAATACAGCTAATAGTTCTTTTTTACGGCAAAATCTCGAAAATCGACCAATTGAAGAGTTATTAGCGCCGCCAATTGTCAAAGAAGAGAAGAAATCTTTAACTATTGACTCTCATTTCCTCGGTGCTGCTGATACCGATTATGCGGTGGAAGAGATAAGAACGAAAACGGCGAAAGCTTTCCAAAGCGTTCGTCAACAACTTGGTAAAACTTATTTGCCGTTGATTAATGGAGAATATGTTAATCCGCCGGAATTTGTTGATTCTCTCAATCCTTCTAATTTCAGTCAAGTAGTTGGTAAAGTTGGGCTGATTAGTGTTGAACAGGCTGAACAAGCGATGCAAGCAGCCAAAGCAGCGTTTCCTGGGTGGAGGAAAACACCCGCGAAACAACGCGCTGATATTTTGCGGAAAGCCGGTGATTTGATGGAACTCCGCCGCGCCGAACTTTCAGCTTGGATAGTTTTGGAAGTTGGAAAACCAGTTAAGGAAGCTGATGGTGAGGTTTCGGAAGCGATAGACTTTTGTCGATACTACGCTGATGAGATAGAACGGCTAGATAAAGGTGTCAATTATGACCTTGCTGGGGAAACCAATCGTTATATCTACCATCCACGGGGAATTGTTGTTGTAATTTCTCCCTGGAATTTCCCCCTAGCGATCGCATGTGGAATGACTGTTGCTGCTTTAGTTTCAGGGAATTGTACTCTCCTCAAACCTGCGGAAACATCTTCTGTAATTGCAGCGAAACTCACAGAAATCTTGATAGATGCTGGTTTTCCTAAAGGTGTATTTCAATACGTACCTGGGAAGGGTTCGCAAGTCGGGGCTTATTTGGTAAATCATCCAGATACTCATGTAATTGCTTTTACTGGTTCTCAAGAAGTCGGATGTCGAATTTACGCAGAAGCGGCAACCCTAAAACCCGGACAAAAACACATGAAACGGGTGATTGCGGAAATGGGTGGCAAGAATGCAATTATTGTCGATGAAAGTGCTGATTTAGACCAAGCAGTTGTGGGTGTAGTGCAGTCGGCATTTGGTTATAGCGGACAAAAATGTTCTGCTGCTTCCAGGGTGATTGTGCTGGAACCAATTTATGAAGCCTTTGTACAACGATTGGTAGAAGCCACAAAATCCTTGAACATTGGGGAAGCAGAGTTACCTAGTACCCAAGTTGGGCCAGTAATTGATGCCAATGCCCGCGATCGCATCCGCGAGTATATTGAGAAGGGTAAGGCAGAAGCACAATTAGCTTTGGAATTACCAGCACCGGAACAAGGATATTTTATCGGCCCTGTGATTTTTAGTGAAGTCTCGCCAAATGCCGTAATTTCGCAGGAAGAAATTTTTGGCCCTGTGCTGGCGGTAATTCGGGTAAAAGATTTTCAAGAAGCCTTAACAGTCGCCAACAGTACAAACTTCGCCTTAACTGGCGGACTTTATTCTAGAACGCCTTCGCACATTCAGCAGGCGCAGACAGAGTTTGAAGTTGGGAATTTGTACATCAATCGCAATATTACCGGAGCGATCGTTGGGCGGCAACCCTTTGGTGGATTCAAACTTTCTGGAGTAGGTTCTAAAGCAGGGGGGCCTGATTACCTCCTGCAATTCTTGGAACCACGGGCGGTAACAGAAAATATTCAGCGTCAAGGTTTTGCACCAATTGAAGGTGCAGATTAA
- a CDS encoding MvdC family ATP-grasp ribosomal peptide maturase encodes MHLSRDVVLLITHSGDFFTIDRVAEALSKKGAKPFRLDTDKFPLEVQLTARFDKSKTYHSLEYGNHSISTEQVQAVWMRRIWEPKLSEELAPKFREACIRESQATLDGFWDSLKDARWVDDLERINTAHNKLRQLRVASEVGFTIPQTLVTNKAESAREFFHQVNGKMVSKLLTSLSRSMEANSSFFLYTSTVKEEDLQDAESLRYCPMVFQEEIPKQSELRVVYVNGHVFVGALEASVYAVAKVDWRKPGVDVGAWQHHQLPDEVVRRLQAFMGKFGLLFGALDFIVTPSGEYVFLEVNPIGEWGMLEKDLDLPIANAIADALIS; translated from the coding sequence ATGCACCTGTCGCGTGACGTTGTTTTATTAATTACCCACAGTGGTGATTTCTTCACAATAGATAGAGTGGCAGAAGCCTTGTCAAAAAAAGGGGCAAAACCATTCCGCCTTGATACTGATAAGTTTCCTCTAGAAGTGCAGTTAACAGCACGCTTTGACAAGTCAAAAACCTATCATAGCTTAGAATATGGCAACCACTCTATTAGCACAGAGCAGGTGCAAGCTGTTTGGATGCGGCGCATTTGGGAGCCGAAACTGAGTGAAGAATTAGCTCCAAAGTTCCGAGAAGCCTGCATCAGAGAATCACAAGCAACTTTAGACGGTTTTTGGGACAGCCTCAAAGATGCTCGTTGGGTAGACGATTTAGAGCGCATAAATACTGCACATAATAAGCTGCGCCAACTGCGAGTTGCATCTGAAGTAGGTTTTACCATCCCCCAAACTCTTGTCACCAACAAAGCTGAATCAGCACGAGAGTTTTTCCACCAAGTTAACGGAAAGATGGTGAGCAAGCTATTAACATCTCTTTCCCGCAGTATGGAAGCTAATTCCTCGTTCTTTCTTTACACCAGCACGGTTAAAGAGGAAGATTTGCAGGATGCAGAGTCACTACGCTATTGCCCAATGGTTTTTCAAGAGGAAATTCCTAAACAGTCGGAATTGCGGGTGGTGTATGTGAATGGCCATGTATTTGTGGGAGCGCTAGAAGCGTCTGTTTATGCAGTAGCCAAAGTTGATTGGCGTAAACCTGGTGTTGATGTTGGTGCATGGCAACATCACCAACTTCCTGATGAAGTAGTGCGTCGTCTCCAAGCATTTATGGGGAAATTTGGGCTGTTGTTTGGGGCGTTAGATTTTATTGTCACCCCATCAGGAGAATATGTCTTTTTGGAAGTTAACCCGATAGGAGAGTGGGGAATGCTGGAGAAAGATTTAGACTTGCCCATTGCGAATGCGATCGCAGACGCTCTTATTTCCTAG
- a CDS encoding microviridin/marinostatin family tricyclic proteinase inhibitor, whose product MSSNLNTQAVPFFARFLVEEKPPEKPNDNPPPIYTFKYPSDWEDR is encoded by the coding sequence ATGTCTAGCAATTTAAATACTCAAGCAGTACCATTTTTTGCCCGCTTTTTAGTGGAAGAAAAGCCTCCAGAGAAACCAAATGATAATCCTCCCCCAATCTATACTTTCAAGTATCCTTCCGATTGGGAAGATCGCTAA
- a CDS encoding MvdD family ATP-grasp ribosomal peptide maturase, with translation MTVLIITFSEDNDSIPLVIKEIEARGEKAFRFDTDRYPTEVKLDIYQGDSERVIITDGEHKLDLSEVSSVWYRRMRYGAKIPKTMDKQFRDASIEETRRTVRGMIAGLQGFHFDKMSNVDVANNKQLQLQIAQKVGLITPRTLTSNNPETVKQFAQECKQGIVTKMLSSFAIYDEQGRENVVFTSPVTDDDLENMEGLRFCPMTFQENIPKALELRTTIVGHRVFTAAVDSQSLGGSTYDWRKEGKALAENWQPYELPEDVEKKLLNIMAHFGLNYGAIDIIVTPDGQHVFLEVNPVGEFFWMEIYSPHYPISSAIAELLLTNKN, from the coding sequence ATGACAGTATTAATAATAACTTTTAGCGAAGACAACGATAGCATTCCTCTGGTAATCAAAGAAATTGAGGCTAGAGGAGAAAAAGCATTTCGTTTTGACACAGATAGATATCCCACCGAAGTGAAATTGGATATTTATCAAGGTGATTCTGAGCGCGTAATTATTACTGATGGCGAACACAAACTTGATTTGAGTGAGGTGTCCTCAGTTTGGTATCGGCGGATGCGCTACGGAGCAAAAATTCCCAAAACGATGGACAAGCAATTTAGAGACGCTTCAATTGAAGAAACTCGTCGCACTGTCAGGGGTATGATTGCCGGTCTTCAAGGATTTCACTTTGATAAAATGTCAAATGTTGATGTAGCCAATAATAAACAACTACAACTACAAATTGCCCAGAAAGTTGGGCTTATTACCCCACGCACTCTGACTTCAAATAATCCAGAAACAGTAAAACAATTTGCTCAAGAGTGTAAACAAGGTATAGTTACCAAGATGCTTTCTTCCTTTGCCATCTATGACGAGCAGGGGCGAGAAAACGTTGTGTTCACCAGTCCAGTTACAGATGACGATCTGGAGAATATGGAAGGGCTGCGTTTTTGTCCGATGACATTTCAGGAAAACATACCGAAAGCGCTGGAGTTACGAACGACTATTGTCGGACACCGTGTATTTACAGCCGCCGTAGACTCGCAGAGTTTGGGCGGATCTACTTATGATTGGCGCAAAGAGGGGAAAGCTTTAGCTGAGAATTGGCAACCCTACGAATTACCTGAAGATGTTGAGAAAAAGCTGCTCAATATCATGGCTCATTTTGGCTTAAACTATGGTGCGATCGATATCATCGTCACACCCGATGGTCAGCACGTATTCCTTGAGGTTAACCCAGTTGGGGAGTTTTTCTGGATGGAGATATATTCACCACACTATCCTATTTCAAGTGCGATCGCTGAACTTTTGCTGACTAATAAAAATTAG
- a CDS encoding HEAT repeat domain-containing protein, which yields MNNSDIAQILIRAVEEADSSERLVDAVQELAAAHIEESVPTLIAALGYNNPGAAVAAVDGLIAIGEAAVSPLLELIDDYNYGARAWALRALAGIGDVRALDTLFEAAKTDFSLSVRRAAARGLGTLRWHQLPPEKVESVQTQVLEALLLISQDPEWVVRYAAVTSLETLAMSGDNPQSGNAITATLPDQESRITNQLQQMFDTDVDLGVRTRVKFAQEKIQQQQHQETFAPKRKLQETEVEVPHRGGGRR from the coding sequence ATGAATAACAGCGATATTGCCCAAATACTGATCCGTGCTGTAGAAGAAGCAGACTCTTCAGAGCGCTTAGTAGACGCAGTTCAAGAATTAGCAGCAGCACATATAGAGGAATCTGTTCCGACTCTAATTGCAGCTTTGGGCTACAACAATCCAGGGGCGGCGGTGGCGGCGGTAGATGGATTAATTGCGATCGGGGAAGCCGCAGTATCGCCACTATTGGAACTAATTGATGATTACAACTATGGCGCTAGAGCTTGGGCACTTCGTGCTTTAGCCGGAATTGGCGATGTTCGAGCGCTGGATACCTTATTCGAGGCAGCAAAAACTGATTTTTCCTTGAGTGTGCGGCGGGCAGCGGCTAGAGGATTAGGTACTTTGCGCTGGCATCAATTACCACCGGAGAAAGTAGAATCTGTTCAGACTCAGGTATTAGAGGCGCTATTACTGATTTCTCAAGATCCAGAATGGGTAGTACGCTATGCAGCAGTGACGAGTTTAGAAACATTAGCGATGTCTGGCGACAACCCGCAAAGCGGCAACGCAATAACAGCCACTTTACCCGATCAAGAGTCACGAATTACAAATCAACTTCAGCAAATGTTCGATACAGACGTTGATCTTGGAGTTCGTACCCGTGTCAAGTTTGCACAGGAAAAAATTCAGCAGCAGCAACATCAAGAAACCTTTGCACCAAAAAGAAAGCTACAAGAAACTGAAGTTGAAGTGCCCCATCGTGGTGGTGGCAGACGTTAA
- a CDS encoding ABC transporter ATP-binding protein/permease gives MQAQVFRDRPSTNPLTVFTKFWEDVRAIAGSYWYPTEPEGRVFSDVIRAWGMLILLILLIIALVGVTASSSFLNRYVLNIVIEEKDISKYLDTLWISMLVLVVETLLIASSKFVRKKIALDWYKWLNNHILEKYFSNRAYYKINFKSDIDNPDQRLSQEIEPITSNALSFSTTFLEKSLQLISFLIIIWTISQQIAVLLVIYTIIGNLIAIYLNQQTNKINKEQFQVKGDYNYALTHVRNHAESIAFFEGENQEANIIQRRFNNVEKNAERRLNWEIIQDIFNRGYQSAITVFSMFVLTPLFIQDQIDFGEINQISLACFMFSNALGQLISEFGASGRFSSYVERLSELSDGLEEVTKQPENVSTIKTIEENRLGFEHVTLQTPDYEQVIVEDLSLSVQPGEGLLIVGPSGRGKSSLLRAIAGLWNAGTGRLVRPPREDVLFLPQRPYIILGTLREQLLYPHTVRKMSDRELEDILQQVNLQNLLTRVNGFDTEIRWENILSLGEQQRLAFARLLITHPSFTILDEATSALDLKNEDNLYKQLQQTKTTFISVGHRESLFNYHQWVLELSEDSHWQLLSVKDYQLQKTIVITSPEKPQITVDTFPKCELSTKPETTTRLGLSHQEINSLTDYSITTIRSKASLGKSITTKDGVTYRYNKDPQVLKWVKV, from the coding sequence ATGCAAGCTCAAGTTTTTCGCGATCGACCTTCAACTAATCCTCTTACAGTTTTTACTAAATTTTGGGAGGATGTCAGAGCGATCGCTGGATCTTACTGGTATCCAACAGAGCCAGAAGGTAGAGTATTCTCAGACGTGATTCGCGCCTGGGGAATGCTCATTCTCTTAATTTTATTAATAATTGCGCTTGTGGGCGTAACAGCCTCAAGCAGTTTCTTAAATCGCTATGTACTCAATATCGTCATTGAAGAAAAAGATATTTCTAAATATCTTGATACGTTATGGATCTCCATGCTTGTTCTCGTTGTGGAAACACTTTTGATAGCATCTTCTAAATTTGTCAGAAAAAAAATTGCTCTTGATTGGTACAAATGGCTCAATAATCACATTTTAGAAAAGTATTTTAGCAATCGTGCTTACTATAAAATAAATTTCAAATCTGATATTGATAACCCAGATCAACGTCTATCTCAAGAAATAGAACCAATTACCAGCAACGCTCTCAGCTTTTCAACTACTTTCTTAGAAAAAAGCCTACAACTTATAAGTTTTTTAATAATTATTTGGACAATTTCCCAACAGATTGCAGTTCTATTAGTTATTTATACAATAATAGGTAATTTAATTGCTATTTATTTGAATCAACAAACAAATAAGATTAATAAAGAGCAATTTCAAGTTAAAGGTGACTACAATTATGCACTGACTCATGTTCGGAATCACGCTGAATCGATAGCTTTTTTTGAGGGAGAAAACCAAGAAGCAAATATAATTCAACGCAGATTTAATAATGTTGAGAAAAACGCAGAACGCAGACTGAATTGGGAGATAATTCAAGATATTTTTAATAGAGGATATCAGTCTGCTATTACTGTATTCTCAATGTTTGTACTTACACCTTTATTTATTCAAGATCAAATTGATTTCGGAGAAATCAACCAAATTAGTTTAGCTTGCTTTATGTTTTCTAATGCTCTAGGGCAATTAATCAGTGAATTTGGAGCTTCTGGAAGATTTTCTAGTTATGTTGAGCGTTTATCTGAGTTGTCAGATGGCTTAGAAGAAGTGACGAAACAACCAGAGAATGTCAGTACTATTAAAACAATAGAAGAAAACCGTCTGGGTTTTGAGCATGTCACCTTGCAAACACCAGACTATGAGCAGGTAATCGTCGAAGACTTATCACTGTCTGTTCAGCCAGGAGAAGGTTTATTGATTGTTGGGCCAAGTGGTCGAGGTAAAAGTTCTCTATTGAGAGCGATCGCTGGTTTATGGAATGCGGGAACTGGTCGTCTGGTGCGTCCTCCCCGCGAAGATGTCTTATTTCTGCCCCAACGTCCTTATATAATTTTGGGGACTTTGCGCGAACAGTTACTCTACCCACATACAGTCAGGAAAATGAGCGATCGCGAACTGGAAGACATTTTGCAACAAGTTAACTTGCAAAACTTGCTTACCCGCGTGAATGGCTTTGACACAGAAATTCGTTGGGAAAATATATTATCCTTGGGAGAACAACAACGTTTAGCTTTTGCAAGACTATTAATTACACATCCTAGTTTCACCATATTAGATGAAGCAACGAGTGCTTTAGATTTAAAGAACGAAGATAATTTATATAAACAATTACAGCAAACTAAAACAACTTTTATCAGTGTTGGACATCGGGAAAGTTTATTTAATTATCATCAATGGGTTTTGGAACTTTCAGAAGATTCTCACTGGCAACTTCTTTCTGTAAAGGATTATCAACTACAAAAAACAATTGTCATTACTTCACCTGAAAAGCCTCAAATCACAGTAGATACTTTCCCTAAATGTGAACTCTCAACAAAACCAGAAACAACCACAAGACTAGGGCTTTCTCATCAAGAGATTAACTCATTAACAGACTATTCTATTACCACTATTAGAAGCAAGGCAAGCCTTGGTAAGTCCATCACTACTAAGGATGGTGTGACATACCGCTATAACAAAGACCCGCAAGTATTGAAGTGGGTGAAAGTTTAG
- a CDS encoding phycobilisome linker polypeptide produces the protein MLGQISSRASSRYFRYEVVGLRQSEETEKTNYPIRSSGSVFITVPENRMNQEMQRITRLGGKIVSIQPLNAEVKTDSEQSDPPSS, from the coding sequence ATGCTTGGACAAATTAGTAGTAGAGCTAGTAGTCGTTACTTTCGGTATGAAGTAGTAGGTTTGCGCCAAAGCGAAGAAACCGAAAAAACCAACTATCCAATTCGTTCTAGTGGTAGTGTGTTTATCACAGTGCCTGAAAACCGGATGAATCAAGAAATGCAGCGAATTACTCGCTTAGGTGGCAAAATAGTCAGCATTCAACCATTGAACGCTGAGGTGAAAACAGATAGCGAACAAAGCGATCCTCCTTCTTCCTAA